From Vanessa cardui chromosome 11, ilVanCard2.1, whole genome shotgun sequence, the proteins below share one genomic window:
- the LOC124533411 gene encoding uncharacterized protein LOC124533411, protein MTSMPSDSESNVSGFIRYSDKDFKHLYTSMIENMEIINQDLLQIEKNMKNIVQQSGPLESQLSVLLQSLPKQNLNLPMETE, encoded by the exons ATGACTTCCATGCCATCTGATTCTGAATCAAACGTTAGTGGATTTATAAGATACAGCGATAAAGATTTCAAACATCTTTACACATCCATGATAGAG AATATGGAGATCATCAACCAAGATCTTTTACAAATTGAAAAGAACATGAAAAATATTGTGCAGCAATCTGGTCCATTAGAGAGTCAACTGTCAGTCCTACTACAATCCCTGCCAAAACAGAACCTCAACCTACCTATGGAgactgaataa